In Canis lupus dingo isolate Sandy chromosome 27, ASM325472v2, whole genome shotgun sequence, one genomic interval encodes:
- the HDAC7 gene encoding histone deacetylase 7 isoform X3 produces the protein MHSPGADGTQVSPGAHCPRSPGTGLPRPRADTPGPQPQPMDLRVGQRPPVEPPPEPALLALQHPQRLHHHLFFAGLQQRSAEPMRLPMDTPGPQLQVGRQDQELRQLLNKDKSKRSAVASSVVKQKLAEVILKKQQAALERTVHPSSPSIPYRTLEPLETEGAARSMLSSFLPPVPSLPNDPPEHFPLRKTVSEPNLKLRYKPKKSLERRKNPLLRKESAPPSLRRRPAETLGDSSPSSSSTPASGCSSPNDSEHGPNPVLGSEADADRRTHPTLGPRGPVLGGPHAPLFLPHGLEPEAGGALPSRLQPILLLDPSVSHTPLLTVPGLGPLPFHFAQSLLTTERLSGSGLHRPLSRTRSEPLPPSATAPPPLGPLQPRLDRLKPHIQLIKRPAKPSEKPRLRQIPSAEDLETDGGGVVSVGDDGLEHRESSHGQHDTRGPAALQQHQQVFLWEQQRLAGRLPRGGTGDSVLLPLAQGSHRPLSRAQSSPAAPASLPTPEPASQARVLPSSETPARTLPFTTGLVYDSVMLKHQCSCGDNSRHPEHAGRIQSIWSRLQERGLRSQCECLRGRKASLEELQSVHSERHVLLYGTNPLSRLKLDNGKLAGLLAQRMFVMLPCGGVGVDTDTIWNELHSSNAARWAAGSVTDLAFKVASRELKNGFAVVRPPGHHADHSTAMGFCFFNSVAIACRQLQQQGKASKILIMDWDVHHGNGTQQTFYQDPSVLYISLHRHDDGNFFPGSGAVDEVGAGSGEGFNVNVAWAGGLDPPMGDPEYLAAFRMVVMPIAREFSPDLVLVSAGFDAAEGHPAPLGGYHVSAKCFGYMTQQLMSLAGGAVVLALEGGHDLTAICDASEACVAALLGNKVDPLSEEGWKQKPNLNAIRSLEAVIRVHSKYWGCMQRLASCPDSWVPRVPGADTEEVEAVTALASLSVGILAEERPPEQLVEEEEPMNL, from the exons ATGCACAGCCCCGGCGCGG ATGGGACCCAGGTGAGCCCGGGTGCCCACTGCCCCAGGTCCCCTGGCACAG GCCTCCCCAGGCCCCGTGCAGACACGCCAggccctcagccccagcccatGGACCTGCGGGTGGGCCAGCGGCCCCCGGTGGAGCCCCCGCCCGAGCCCGCGTTGTTGGCCCTGCAGCATCCCCAGCGCCTGCACCACCACCTGTTCTTCGCAGGCCTGCAGCAGCGCTCAGCGGAGCCCATGAGG CTCCCCATGGACACGCCGGGGCCCCAGCTGCAGGTGGGGCGGCAGGACCAAGAGCTGCGGCAGCTTCTCAATAAAGACAAGAGCAAGCGAA GTGCCGTAGCCAGCAGCGTGGTCAAGCAGAAGCTGGCAGAGGTGATTCTTAAGAAACAGCAGGCAGCCCTAGAGAGAACAGTCCATCCCAGTAGCCCCAGCATTCCCTACAG AACTCTCGAGCCCTTGGAGACGGAAGGAGCTGCTCGCTCTATGCTCAGCAGCTTTCTGCCTCCTGTGCCCAGCCTCCCCAATGACCCCCCGGAGCACTTCCCTCTCCGAAAGACAG TCTCTGAGCCCAACCTGAAGCTGCGCTACAAGCCCAAGAAGTCCCTGGAACGGAGGAAGAATCCGCTGCTCAGAAAGGAGAGCGCCCCGCCCAGTCTCCGGCGGCGGCCCGCAGAGACCCTGGGTG ACTCCTCCCCGAGCAGCAGCAGCACGCCAGCGTCAGGCTGCAGTTCCCCTAATGACAGCGAGCATGGCCCCAACCCCGTCCTGGGCTCCGAG GCTGATGCTGACCGCAGGACCCATCCGACTCTGGGCCCTCGGGGGCCGGTCCTGGGGGGCCCCCAtgctcccctcttcctgccccatGGCTTGGAGCCCGAGGCTGGGGGCGCCTTGCCCTCTCGACTGCAGCCCATTCTCCTCTTGGATCCCTCCGTTTCTCACACCCCTCTGCTGACGG TGCCCGGGCTTGGGCCCCTGCCCTTCCACTTTGCCCAGTCCCTACTGACCACCGAGCGGCTCTCTGGGTCGGGCCTCCACCGGCCACTAAGCCGGACCCGCTCAGAGCCCCTGCCCCCAAGCGCCACCGCCCCCCCACCGCTgggccccctgcagccccgcctGGACCGGCTCAAACCGCACATCCAGCTGATCAAG aggccaGCCAAGCCAAGTGAGAAGCCCCGACTGCGGCAGATACCCTCCGCTGAGGACCTGGAGACAGATGGTGGGGGAGTGGTGTCAGTGGGGGATGACGGCCTGGAACACAGGGAGTCAAGCCATGGGCAGCACGACACCAGAGGCCCGGCTGCTctccagcagcaccagcag GTGTTCCTGTGGGAGCAGCAGCGACTGGCTGGACGGCTCCCCCGGGGGGGAACTGGGGACTCTGTGCTGCTTCCCCTGGCCCAGGGCAGTCACCGGCCCTTGTCCAGGGCTCAGTCGTCCCCGGCTGCGCCTGCCTCCCTGCCGACTCCAGAGCCCGCCAGTCAGGCCCGTGTCCTGCCCAGCTCAGAAACACCTGCCAGGACCCTGCCGTTCACCACAG GGTTGGTCTACGACTCGGTGATGCTGAAGCACCAGTGTTCCTGCGGGGACAACAGCAGGCACCCGGAGCACGCGGGCCGCATCCAGAGCATCTGGTCCCGGCTGCAGGAGCGGGGCCTCCGGAGCCAGTGCGAG TGTCTCCGGGGCCGGAAGGCCTCCCTGGAGGAGCTGCAGTCGGTGCACTCGGAGCGGCACGTGCTCCTCTACGGCACCAACCCGCTCAGTCGCCTCAAACTGGACAACGGGAAGCTGGCAG GGCTCCTGGCACAGCGGATGTTTGTGATGCTGCCGTGTGGTGGGGTAGGG GTGGATACCGATACCATTTGGAATGAGCTGCACTCCTCCAACGCAGCCCGCTGGGCCGCCGGCAGCGTCACCGACCTCGCCTTCAAAGTAGCTTCCCGTGAGCTAAAG AATGGTTTTGCTGTGGTTCGGCCCCCAGGACACCATGCAGACCATTCCACGGCCAT gggcTTCTGCTTCTTCAACTCCGTGGCCATCGCCTGCCGGCAGCTTCAACAACAGGGCAAGGCCAGCAAGATCCTTATCATGGACTGG GACGTTCACCACGGCAACGGCACCCAGCAGACCTTCTACCAAGACCCCAGTGTGCTCTACATCTCCCTGCATCGCCATGATGATGGCAACTTCTTCCCCGGCAGCGGGGCCGTGGATGAG GTGGGAGCGGGTAGTGGTGAGGGCTTCAATGTCAACGTGGCCTGGGCAGGAGGTCTGGACCCCCCGATGGGGGATCCTGAGTACCTGGCCGCCTTCAG GATGGTCGTGATGCCCATCGCCCGAGAGTTCTCTCCGGACCTGGTCCTGGTGTCAGCTGGGTTCGATGCTGCCGAGGGTCACCCAGCCCCACTGGGTGGCTACCATGTTTCCGCTAAGT GTTTTGGGTACATGACGCAGCAGCTGATGAGCTTGGCGGGCGGTGCGGTGGTGCTGGCCTTGGAAGGTGGCCACGACCTCACAGCCATCTGTGACGCTTCTGAGGCCTGTGTGGCTGCTCTTCTGGGCAACAAG GTGGATCCCCTCTCAGAAGAGGGCTGGAAACAGAAACCCAACCTCAACGCCATCCGCTCTTTGGAAGCCGTGATCCGGGTGCACA GTAAATACTGGGGCTGCATGCAGCGCCTGGCTTCCTGTCCAGACTCCTGGGTGCCCAGGGTGCCAGGGGCCGACACAGAAGAAGTGGAGGCAGTGACCGCACTGGCATCCCTGTCCGTGGGCATCCTGGCTGAAGAGCG GCCCCCGGAACagctggtggaggaggaagagcctATGAATCTCTAA
- the HDAC7 gene encoding histone deacetylase 7 isoform X1 has translation MHSPGADGTQVSPGAHCPRSPGTGLPRPRADTPGPQPQPMDLRVGQRPPVEPPPEPALLALQHPQRLHHHLFFAGLQQRSAEPMRLPMDTPGPQLQVGRQDQELRQLLNKDKSKRSAVASSVVKQKLAEVILKKQQAALERTVHPSSPSIPYRTLEPLETEGAARSMLSSFLPPVPSLPNDPPEHFPLRKTVSEPNLKLRYKPKKSLERRKNPLLRKESAPPSLRRRPAETLGDSSPSSSSTPASGCSSPNDSEHGPNPVLGSEALLGQRLRLQETSLAPFALPTVSLLPAITLGLPAPARADADRRTHPTLGPRGPVLGGPHAPLFLPHGLEPEAGGALPSRLQPILLLDPSVSHTPLLTVPGLGPLPFHFAQSLLTTERLSGSGLHRPLSRTRSEPLPPSATAPPPLGPLQPRLDRLKPHIQLIKRPAKPSEKPRLRQIPSAEDLETDGGGVVSVGDDGLEHRESSHGQHDTRGPAALQQHQQVFLWEQQRLAGRLPRGGTGDSVLLPLAQGSHRPLSRAQSSPAAPASLPTPEPASQARVLPSSETPARTLPFTTGLVYDSVMLKHQCSCGDNSRHPEHAGRIQSIWSRLQERGLRSQCECLRGRKASLEELQSVHSERHVLLYGTNPLSRLKLDNGKLAGLLAQRMFVMLPCGGVGVDTDTIWNELHSSNAARWAAGSVTDLAFKVASRELKNGFAVVRPPGHHADHSTAMGFCFFNSVAIACRQLQQQGKASKILIMDWDVHHGNGTQQTFYQDPSVLYISLHRHDDGNFFPGSGAVDEVGAGSGEGFNVNVAWAGGLDPPMGDPEYLAAFRMVVMPIAREFSPDLVLVSAGFDAAEGHPAPLGGYHVSAKCFGYMTQQLMSLAGGAVVLALEGGHDLTAICDASEACVAALLGNKVDPLSEEGWKQKPNLNAIRSLEAVIRVHSKYWGCMQRLASCPDSWVPRVPGADTEEVEAVTALASLSVGILAEERPPEQLVEEEEPMNL, from the exons ATGCACAGCCCCGGCGCGG ATGGGACCCAGGTGAGCCCGGGTGCCCACTGCCCCAGGTCCCCTGGCACAG GCCTCCCCAGGCCCCGTGCAGACACGCCAggccctcagccccagcccatGGACCTGCGGGTGGGCCAGCGGCCCCCGGTGGAGCCCCCGCCCGAGCCCGCGTTGTTGGCCCTGCAGCATCCCCAGCGCCTGCACCACCACCTGTTCTTCGCAGGCCTGCAGCAGCGCTCAGCGGAGCCCATGAGG CTCCCCATGGACACGCCGGGGCCCCAGCTGCAGGTGGGGCGGCAGGACCAAGAGCTGCGGCAGCTTCTCAATAAAGACAAGAGCAAGCGAA GTGCCGTAGCCAGCAGCGTGGTCAAGCAGAAGCTGGCAGAGGTGATTCTTAAGAAACAGCAGGCAGCCCTAGAGAGAACAGTCCATCCCAGTAGCCCCAGCATTCCCTACAG AACTCTCGAGCCCTTGGAGACGGAAGGAGCTGCTCGCTCTATGCTCAGCAGCTTTCTGCCTCCTGTGCCCAGCCTCCCCAATGACCCCCCGGAGCACTTCCCTCTCCGAAAGACAG TCTCTGAGCCCAACCTGAAGCTGCGCTACAAGCCCAAGAAGTCCCTGGAACGGAGGAAGAATCCGCTGCTCAGAAAGGAGAGCGCCCCGCCCAGTCTCCGGCGGCGGCCCGCAGAGACCCTGGGTG ACTCCTCCCCGAGCAGCAGCAGCACGCCAGCGTCAGGCTGCAGTTCCCCTAATGACAGCGAGCATGGCCCCAACCCCGTCCTGGGCTCCGAG GCGCTCTTGGGCCAGCGGCTGCGGCTGCAGGAGACCTCTCTGGCCCCGTTCGCCTTGCCGACAGTGTCCTTGCTGCCCGCAATCACGCTGGGGCTGCCCGCCCCTGCCAGG GCTGATGCTGACCGCAGGACCCATCCGACTCTGGGCCCTCGGGGGCCGGTCCTGGGGGGCCCCCAtgctcccctcttcctgccccatGGCTTGGAGCCCGAGGCTGGGGGCGCCTTGCCCTCTCGACTGCAGCCCATTCTCCTCTTGGATCCCTCCGTTTCTCACACCCCTCTGCTGACGG TGCCCGGGCTTGGGCCCCTGCCCTTCCACTTTGCCCAGTCCCTACTGACCACCGAGCGGCTCTCTGGGTCGGGCCTCCACCGGCCACTAAGCCGGACCCGCTCAGAGCCCCTGCCCCCAAGCGCCACCGCCCCCCCACCGCTgggccccctgcagccccgcctGGACCGGCTCAAACCGCACATCCAGCTGATCAAG aggccaGCCAAGCCAAGTGAGAAGCCCCGACTGCGGCAGATACCCTCCGCTGAGGACCTGGAGACAGATGGTGGGGGAGTGGTGTCAGTGGGGGATGACGGCCTGGAACACAGGGAGTCAAGCCATGGGCAGCACGACACCAGAGGCCCGGCTGCTctccagcagcaccagcag GTGTTCCTGTGGGAGCAGCAGCGACTGGCTGGACGGCTCCCCCGGGGGGGAACTGGGGACTCTGTGCTGCTTCCCCTGGCCCAGGGCAGTCACCGGCCCTTGTCCAGGGCTCAGTCGTCCCCGGCTGCGCCTGCCTCCCTGCCGACTCCAGAGCCCGCCAGTCAGGCCCGTGTCCTGCCCAGCTCAGAAACACCTGCCAGGACCCTGCCGTTCACCACAG GGTTGGTCTACGACTCGGTGATGCTGAAGCACCAGTGTTCCTGCGGGGACAACAGCAGGCACCCGGAGCACGCGGGCCGCATCCAGAGCATCTGGTCCCGGCTGCAGGAGCGGGGCCTCCGGAGCCAGTGCGAG TGTCTCCGGGGCCGGAAGGCCTCCCTGGAGGAGCTGCAGTCGGTGCACTCGGAGCGGCACGTGCTCCTCTACGGCACCAACCCGCTCAGTCGCCTCAAACTGGACAACGGGAAGCTGGCAG GGCTCCTGGCACAGCGGATGTTTGTGATGCTGCCGTGTGGTGGGGTAGGG GTGGATACCGATACCATTTGGAATGAGCTGCACTCCTCCAACGCAGCCCGCTGGGCCGCCGGCAGCGTCACCGACCTCGCCTTCAAAGTAGCTTCCCGTGAGCTAAAG AATGGTTTTGCTGTGGTTCGGCCCCCAGGACACCATGCAGACCATTCCACGGCCAT gggcTTCTGCTTCTTCAACTCCGTGGCCATCGCCTGCCGGCAGCTTCAACAACAGGGCAAGGCCAGCAAGATCCTTATCATGGACTGG GACGTTCACCACGGCAACGGCACCCAGCAGACCTTCTACCAAGACCCCAGTGTGCTCTACATCTCCCTGCATCGCCATGATGATGGCAACTTCTTCCCCGGCAGCGGGGCCGTGGATGAG GTGGGAGCGGGTAGTGGTGAGGGCTTCAATGTCAACGTGGCCTGGGCAGGAGGTCTGGACCCCCCGATGGGGGATCCTGAGTACCTGGCCGCCTTCAG GATGGTCGTGATGCCCATCGCCCGAGAGTTCTCTCCGGACCTGGTCCTGGTGTCAGCTGGGTTCGATGCTGCCGAGGGTCACCCAGCCCCACTGGGTGGCTACCATGTTTCCGCTAAGT GTTTTGGGTACATGACGCAGCAGCTGATGAGCTTGGCGGGCGGTGCGGTGGTGCTGGCCTTGGAAGGTGGCCACGACCTCACAGCCATCTGTGACGCTTCTGAGGCCTGTGTGGCTGCTCTTCTGGGCAACAAG GTGGATCCCCTCTCAGAAGAGGGCTGGAAACAGAAACCCAACCTCAACGCCATCCGCTCTTTGGAAGCCGTGATCCGGGTGCACA GTAAATACTGGGGCTGCATGCAGCGCCTGGCTTCCTGTCCAGACTCCTGGGTGCCCAGGGTGCCAGGGGCCGACACAGAAGAAGTGGAGGCAGTGACCGCACTGGCATCCCTGTCCGTGGGCATCCTGGCTGAAGAGCG GCCCCCGGAACagctggtggaggaggaagagcctATGAATCTCTAA
- the HDAC7 gene encoding histone deacetylase 7 isoform X2 — MFLMLDGTQVSPGAHCPRSPGTGLPRPRADTPGPQPQPMDLRVGQRPPVEPPPEPALLALQHPQRLHHHLFFAGLQQRSAEPMRLPMDTPGPQLQVGRQDQELRQLLNKDKSKRSAVASSVVKQKLAEVILKKQQAALERTVHPSSPSIPYRTLEPLETEGAARSMLSSFLPPVPSLPNDPPEHFPLRKTVSEPNLKLRYKPKKSLERRKNPLLRKESAPPSLRRRPAETLGDSSPSSSSTPASGCSSPNDSEHGPNPVLGSEALLGQRLRLQETSLAPFALPTVSLLPAITLGLPAPARADADRRTHPTLGPRGPVLGGPHAPLFLPHGLEPEAGGALPSRLQPILLLDPSVSHTPLLTVPGLGPLPFHFAQSLLTTERLSGSGLHRPLSRTRSEPLPPSATAPPPLGPLQPRLDRLKPHIQLIKRPAKPSEKPRLRQIPSAEDLETDGGGVVSVGDDGLEHRESSHGQHDTRGPAALQQHQQVFLWEQQRLAGRLPRGGTGDSVLLPLAQGSHRPLSRAQSSPAAPASLPTPEPASQARVLPSSETPARTLPFTTGLVYDSVMLKHQCSCGDNSRHPEHAGRIQSIWSRLQERGLRSQCECLRGRKASLEELQSVHSERHVLLYGTNPLSRLKLDNGKLAGLLAQRMFVMLPCGGVGVDTDTIWNELHSSNAARWAAGSVTDLAFKVASRELKNGFAVVRPPGHHADHSTAMGFCFFNSVAIACRQLQQQGKASKILIMDWDVHHGNGTQQTFYQDPSVLYISLHRHDDGNFFPGSGAVDEVGAGSGEGFNVNVAWAGGLDPPMGDPEYLAAFRMVVMPIAREFSPDLVLVSAGFDAAEGHPAPLGGYHVSAKCFGYMTQQLMSLAGGAVVLALEGGHDLTAICDASEACVAALLGNKVDPLSEEGWKQKPNLNAIRSLEAVIRVHSKYWGCMQRLASCPDSWVPRVPGADTEEVEAVTALASLSVGILAEERPPEQLVEEEEPMNL; from the exons ATGTTCCTCATGCTGG ATGGGACCCAGGTGAGCCCGGGTGCCCACTGCCCCAGGTCCCCTGGCACAG GCCTCCCCAGGCCCCGTGCAGACACGCCAggccctcagccccagcccatGGACCTGCGGGTGGGCCAGCGGCCCCCGGTGGAGCCCCCGCCCGAGCCCGCGTTGTTGGCCCTGCAGCATCCCCAGCGCCTGCACCACCACCTGTTCTTCGCAGGCCTGCAGCAGCGCTCAGCGGAGCCCATGAGG CTCCCCATGGACACGCCGGGGCCCCAGCTGCAGGTGGGGCGGCAGGACCAAGAGCTGCGGCAGCTTCTCAATAAAGACAAGAGCAAGCGAA GTGCCGTAGCCAGCAGCGTGGTCAAGCAGAAGCTGGCAGAGGTGATTCTTAAGAAACAGCAGGCAGCCCTAGAGAGAACAGTCCATCCCAGTAGCCCCAGCATTCCCTACAG AACTCTCGAGCCCTTGGAGACGGAAGGAGCTGCTCGCTCTATGCTCAGCAGCTTTCTGCCTCCTGTGCCCAGCCTCCCCAATGACCCCCCGGAGCACTTCCCTCTCCGAAAGACAG TCTCTGAGCCCAACCTGAAGCTGCGCTACAAGCCCAAGAAGTCCCTGGAACGGAGGAAGAATCCGCTGCTCAGAAAGGAGAGCGCCCCGCCCAGTCTCCGGCGGCGGCCCGCAGAGACCCTGGGTG ACTCCTCCCCGAGCAGCAGCAGCACGCCAGCGTCAGGCTGCAGTTCCCCTAATGACAGCGAGCATGGCCCCAACCCCGTCCTGGGCTCCGAG GCGCTCTTGGGCCAGCGGCTGCGGCTGCAGGAGACCTCTCTGGCCCCGTTCGCCTTGCCGACAGTGTCCTTGCTGCCCGCAATCACGCTGGGGCTGCCCGCCCCTGCCAGG GCTGATGCTGACCGCAGGACCCATCCGACTCTGGGCCCTCGGGGGCCGGTCCTGGGGGGCCCCCAtgctcccctcttcctgccccatGGCTTGGAGCCCGAGGCTGGGGGCGCCTTGCCCTCTCGACTGCAGCCCATTCTCCTCTTGGATCCCTCCGTTTCTCACACCCCTCTGCTGACGG TGCCCGGGCTTGGGCCCCTGCCCTTCCACTTTGCCCAGTCCCTACTGACCACCGAGCGGCTCTCTGGGTCGGGCCTCCACCGGCCACTAAGCCGGACCCGCTCAGAGCCCCTGCCCCCAAGCGCCACCGCCCCCCCACCGCTgggccccctgcagccccgcctGGACCGGCTCAAACCGCACATCCAGCTGATCAAG aggccaGCCAAGCCAAGTGAGAAGCCCCGACTGCGGCAGATACCCTCCGCTGAGGACCTGGAGACAGATGGTGGGGGAGTGGTGTCAGTGGGGGATGACGGCCTGGAACACAGGGAGTCAAGCCATGGGCAGCACGACACCAGAGGCCCGGCTGCTctccagcagcaccagcag GTGTTCCTGTGGGAGCAGCAGCGACTGGCTGGACGGCTCCCCCGGGGGGGAACTGGGGACTCTGTGCTGCTTCCCCTGGCCCAGGGCAGTCACCGGCCCTTGTCCAGGGCTCAGTCGTCCCCGGCTGCGCCTGCCTCCCTGCCGACTCCAGAGCCCGCCAGTCAGGCCCGTGTCCTGCCCAGCTCAGAAACACCTGCCAGGACCCTGCCGTTCACCACAG GGTTGGTCTACGACTCGGTGATGCTGAAGCACCAGTGTTCCTGCGGGGACAACAGCAGGCACCCGGAGCACGCGGGCCGCATCCAGAGCATCTGGTCCCGGCTGCAGGAGCGGGGCCTCCGGAGCCAGTGCGAG TGTCTCCGGGGCCGGAAGGCCTCCCTGGAGGAGCTGCAGTCGGTGCACTCGGAGCGGCACGTGCTCCTCTACGGCACCAACCCGCTCAGTCGCCTCAAACTGGACAACGGGAAGCTGGCAG GGCTCCTGGCACAGCGGATGTTTGTGATGCTGCCGTGTGGTGGGGTAGGG GTGGATACCGATACCATTTGGAATGAGCTGCACTCCTCCAACGCAGCCCGCTGGGCCGCCGGCAGCGTCACCGACCTCGCCTTCAAAGTAGCTTCCCGTGAGCTAAAG AATGGTTTTGCTGTGGTTCGGCCCCCAGGACACCATGCAGACCATTCCACGGCCAT gggcTTCTGCTTCTTCAACTCCGTGGCCATCGCCTGCCGGCAGCTTCAACAACAGGGCAAGGCCAGCAAGATCCTTATCATGGACTGG GACGTTCACCACGGCAACGGCACCCAGCAGACCTTCTACCAAGACCCCAGTGTGCTCTACATCTCCCTGCATCGCCATGATGATGGCAACTTCTTCCCCGGCAGCGGGGCCGTGGATGAG GTGGGAGCGGGTAGTGGTGAGGGCTTCAATGTCAACGTGGCCTGGGCAGGAGGTCTGGACCCCCCGATGGGGGATCCTGAGTACCTGGCCGCCTTCAG GATGGTCGTGATGCCCATCGCCCGAGAGTTCTCTCCGGACCTGGTCCTGGTGTCAGCTGGGTTCGATGCTGCCGAGGGTCACCCAGCCCCACTGGGTGGCTACCATGTTTCCGCTAAGT GTTTTGGGTACATGACGCAGCAGCTGATGAGCTTGGCGGGCGGTGCGGTGGTGCTGGCCTTGGAAGGTGGCCACGACCTCACAGCCATCTGTGACGCTTCTGAGGCCTGTGTGGCTGCTCTTCTGGGCAACAAG GTGGATCCCCTCTCAGAAGAGGGCTGGAAACAGAAACCCAACCTCAACGCCATCCGCTCTTTGGAAGCCGTGATCCGGGTGCACA GTAAATACTGGGGCTGCATGCAGCGCCTGGCTTCCTGTCCAGACTCCTGGGTGCCCAGGGTGCCAGGGGCCGACACAGAAGAAGTGGAGGCAGTGACCGCACTGGCATCCCTGTCCGTGGGCATCCTGGCTGAAGAGCG GCCCCCGGAACagctggtggaggaggaagagcctATGAATCTCTAA